A genomic stretch from Narcine bancroftii isolate sNarBan1 chromosome 9, sNarBan1.hap1, whole genome shotgun sequence includes:
- the LOC138743582 gene encoding cilia- and flagella-associated protein 337-like: MEMSKKSVDKLENQLTVEDVMKLQDVFKPPDFKEFVPVNKRTFIDNMLKVFGSGAEEDYGNMFDRIDVARDGFIDWNKVTTFMLLGHYEKEERVKSSLVPQWRDIIFFPSRQKEPIQSIVYLKNSHCYLSLSKDGWMSTWGENLKLQKTLRVATDSVKLRNLWVTSMISLENVSKVAVAFTSKEICFYDLNSKEEFSCQYKLHGLCNTPICMHYWYNPEDGNEAILTFGDVCGEVNAICFNAALISLFERPASSTDEQERTIVINWQELVKGNHKCCFTLNHRGHSKEWVRQASYCSNLEAFISCATTGINTIVLGWKEKGTVTLKVSTLHMTEGVNAFDYHPGLNLIACAAVDHHVYLWNPYVISKPNGVLRGHLASVMAVQFNISRRQLFSFSKDKVLRVWDLHHQLCVQRLAGIFPKILEFQTILYFNEPFGHLFTAFNNQLTMLEMKQEIGNTVTSHEKPVTCVLYNSHFKQVISSDIGSTVIIWMIETGQKIKQFTGCHGKSEIVTMALNDTEIRLFTASVDGTVKIWDFNGHCHHKLNAGRGRAAEITQILILKRSILVFGWESQITVFRMDTLADFLVQPSEWKGKAQHCNDILYAAFLPPHTLATGSYDGEIVIWNNNSENASYRFHPSFKPAMQHKSGIQQQESQTQDNFSTVSNGQQLFSSSVEDDEHHYVITRMFFLENRKNISSMDGANLVSCGVSGIIRLWNAFKSLLVAEFEAHADALSIIMTVDKKNNYLITGDITGCMKIWNIQDYCLNCSDVVITQPPPMVAATQPHSDCINHLETCVQAGHLLILSASADCSVVLSDISGSVIGVFGQDEHWQIGKCSPPSIIKLPPKKEKIPSQKLMRSKECLSIPKLTVPITEDKIDPNSRENIWKTTVLGKTFRESRIQKRPKPQLCTWDKIQNPIGTFSSLHMEDLEKIIDVPKPDVLQDPKKYFDGMTEEGYNERQILPTLAEMTALKVAFDEKSLFPKEMLDKEDKIKLFHEDDLNVRKITANKKSSRVKPRDWRTPPSPNLENSDLYIQKNLKQSVS, from the exons ATGGAAATGTCAAAAAAATCTGTGGATAAGCTAGAAAACCAACTCACTGTCGAAGACGTGATGAAGTTGCAGGATGTATTCAAG CCACCAGATTTTAAAGAGTTTGTGCCAGTTAATAAGAGGACCTTTATCGACAATATGCTCAAAGTCTTTGGAAGTGGTGCAGAAGAAGACTATGGGAACATGTTTGACCGAATTGATGTTGCACGTGATGGCTTTATTGATTGGAACAAAGTCACAACATTCATGCTTTTAGGACATTATGAGAAAGAAGAGCGTGTGAAGTCATCACTTGTTCCTCAGTGGAGAGATATTATATTTTTTCCATCACGTCAAAAAGAACCCATTCAAAGTATAGTTTATTTGAAGAATTCACACTGTTACCTCAGTTTGAGTAAAGATGGTTGGATGAGCACCTGGGGTGAGAATTTAAAGTTGCAGAAAACTTTACGAGTTGCCACTGATTCTGTGAAATTGCGAAACCTTTGGGTAACCAGTATGATCTCCTTAGAAAATGTGAGCAAG gtagCTGTTGCATTTACCAGTAAGGAGATTTGCTTCTATGATCTTAATTCCAAAGAAGAATTTTCCTGCCAATATAAACTTCATGGATTATGCAACACCCCAATTTGTATGCATTATTGGTATAACCCAGAAGATGGAAATGAAGCAATTCTCACCTTTGGTGATGTTTGTGGAGAG gtTAATGCTATCTGTTTTAATGCAGCTTTAATTTCACTTTTTGAGAGACCAGCCAGCTCAACTGATGAACAAGAGAGAACCATTGTTATTAACTGGCAGGAACTGGTTAAAGGAAATCACAAATGCTGCTTCACTCTCAATCACAGAGGCCATAGTAAAGAATGGGTCAGACAAG CCAGTTACTGTTCTAATTTGGAGGCTTTCATTTCTTGTGCTACTACTGGCATAAACACAATAGTCTTgggctggaaagaaaaaggaacagtCACACTTAAAGTTTCTACTTTGCACATGACTGAAGGTGTTAATGCATTTGATTACCACCCTGGGCTCAATTTAATTG CTTGTGCTGCTGTAGATCATCACGTCTACCTCTGGAACCCTTATGTCATTTCTAAACCAAATGGAGTTTTACGAGGTCACCTTGCAAGTGTGATGGctgttcaatttaacatttcacGAAGACAACTCTTCAGTTTTTCAAAGGACAAG GTTTTACGAGTTTGGGATCTGCACCATCAGCTCTGTGTCCAGCGGCTTGCTGGTATATTTCCAAAGATCCTGGAATTCCAAACAATTCTGTATTTTAATGAGCCCTTTGGTCACCTCTTCACTGCTTTCAACAACCAGCTGACAATGTTAGAGATGAAACAAGAAATTGGCAATACTGTAACAAGTCATGAAAAACCAGTTACCTGTGTACTTTATAATTCTCATTTCAAGCAG GTTATCAGTTCAGATATTGGATCTACAGTGATCATCTGGATGATCGAGACAGgtcaaaaaataaaacaatttaccGGGTGTCATGGCAAATCTGAGATTGTGACAATGGCACTAAATGACACTGAGATTAGATTATTCACAGCAAGTGTTGATGGAACTGTGAAG ATTTGGGATTTCAATGGACATTGCCATCATAAACTGAATGCAGGAAGGGGCCGAGCAGCTGAAATCACTCAGATACTGATATTGAAAAGGAGTATATTGGTATTTGGTTGGGAAAG CCAAATTACTGTTTTCAGAATGGACACCCTCGCTGACTTCCTTGTTCAACCTTCGGAATGGAAGGGGAAGGCACAACACTGCAATGACATCCTCTATGCAGCATTCTTACCACCTCATACACTCGCGACAG GCAGTTATGATGGGGAGATTGTAATATggaataataattctgaaaatgcatCATATAGATTTCATCCCTCTTTCAAGCCAGCAATGCAACACAAATCAG GTATCCAACAGCAAGAAAGTCAAACACAAGATAATTTTTCTACAGTTTCAAATGGACAACAGTTGTTTAGTTCCAGTGTTGAAGATGATGAACATCACTATGTAATTACAAGGATGTTCTTCTTAGAAAACAGGAAGAACATTTCATCAATGG ATGGGGCAAATCTAGTGTCCTGTGGCGTTTCTGGGATTATTCGTCTTTGGAACGCCTTTAAAAGTCTGTTAGTCGCTGAATTTGAGGCACATGCTGATGCATTGTCCATCATTATGACAGTTGATAAGAAAAATAACTATCTTATTACAGGGGATATAACTGGCTGTATGAAGATTTGGAATATACAG GACTACTGCTTAAATTGCAGCGATGTGGTCATTACTCAACCTCCACCAATGGTGGCTGCCACACAACCCCATTCAGATTGCATCAATCACCTTGAAACTTGTGTGCAGGCTGGCCATTTGTTAATTCTCTCTGCTTCAGCTGACTGCAGTGTTGTTTTAAGTGACATTTCTGGATCTGTGATTGGTGTTTTTGGCCAG GATGAACATTGGCAAATTGGCAAGTGTTCACCTCCTTCCATAATAAAGTTACCACCCAAAAAGGAGAAGATACCAAGTCAGAAACTCATGAGAAGTAAAGAATGTCTGTCAATTCCCAAACTCACAGTCCCTATTACTGAGGATAAAATTGATCCAAATAGCAG AGAGAACATATGGAAAACTACAGTACTAGGCAAAACTTTTAGAGAAAGCAGAATCCAAAAAAGACCAAAACCTCAGCTCTGTACTTGGGACAAAATTCAAAACCCTATTG GAACGTTTAGTTCTCTGCATatggaagatttagagaaaatcaTTGATGTACCGAAACCAGATGTTCTGCAAGACCCAAAAAAATACTTTGATGGAATGACAGAGGAGGGTTATAATGAAAGACAGATACTCCCTACATTGGCTGAAA